One window of Triticum dicoccoides isolate Atlit2015 ecotype Zavitan chromosome 5A, WEW_v2.0, whole genome shotgun sequence genomic DNA carries:
- the LOC119300871 gene encoding cytochrome b5, giving the protein MSKAALTLEEVSKHNTKDDCWLIIAGKVYDVTKFLEDHPGGDDVLLSSTAKDATDDFEDVGHSTTARAMLDEYYVGDVDTATIPARTKYTPPKQPHYNQDKTPEFIIKILQFLVPLAILGLAVAIRMYTKSESA; this is encoded by the exons ATGTCCAAGGCGGCGCTGACACTGGAGGAGGTGTCCAAGCACAACACCAAGGACGACTGCTGGCTCATCATCGCCGGCAAG GTATATGATGTGACCAAGTTTTTGGAGGATCACCCTGGAGGTGATGATGTACTGTTGTCCTCGACTG CCAAGGACGCAACTGATGACTTTGAGGATGTCGGGCACAGCACCACCGCCCGTGCGATGCTGGACGAGTACTATGTCGGCGACGTGGATACGGCTACGATACCTGCCCGGACAAAGTACACTCCGCCGAAGCAACCACACTACAACCAAGACAAGACCCCTGAGTTCATCATCAAGATCCTCCAGTTCCTGGTCCCCTTGGCCATACTTGGTCTGGCTGTCGCCATTAGGATGTACACCAAGTCGGAATCGGCTTAA